A region from the Isachenkonia alkalipeptolytica genome encodes:
- a CDS encoding 4Fe-4S binding protein gives MKQPFIKKNRTFTTLRKYAWIYTLLVAFGGLWFPKLGLTVPLIIIGLTVSSLFMGKYWCGNVCAHGSLFDALLLPYSKNKAFPKITKNPYLIGFIFLFFGFNISRRILALQDFWGSASFWDQLGMIFVGTYLVVTVVGSILGIFFAPRTWCTFCPMGTIQRIMHYFGTKTGINKKTNKVVTPEADKCKACGLCSKACPAQLSPHEAFKDGKQFTHPECIKCSTCVYTCPTKILSYDTVEQGDTSNIPAPKIDVGDHREKERKAS, from the coding sequence ATGAAACAACCCTTTATTAAAAAAAATCGAACTTTTACCACCCTTAGAAAATATGCTTGGATTTATACGCTTCTCGTTGCCTTCGGAGGATTATGGTTTCCGAAACTAGGCCTAACCGTACCGCTGATTATCATCGGTCTTACGGTTTCTTCCCTGTTTATGGGAAAATACTGGTGCGGAAATGTCTGCGCCCACGGCAGTCTATTCGATGCCCTACTACTGCCCTACAGTAAAAACAAGGCCTTCCCGAAGATTACAAAAAACCCCTATCTTATCGGTTTTATCTTCCTGTTTTTCGGATTCAATATATCCCGACGAATCCTGGCCCTTCAGGACTTTTGGGGAAGCGCTTCCTTTTGGGATCAGTTGGGGATGATCTTTGTGGGTACCTACCTGGTGGTTACCGTCGTGGGAAGTATTTTAGGGATTTTCTTTGCCCCCCGGACCTGGTGCACCTTTTGCCCCATGGGGACCATCCAGCGAATCATGCATTATTTCGGTACCAAAACCGGAATCAATAAAAAAACCAACAAAGTGGTAACTCCCGAAGCCGATAAGTGCAAAGCCTGCGGACTATGCTCTAAAGCTTGTCCCGCCCAGCTTTCTCCCCATGAAGCCTTTAAAGATGGAAAGCAGTTCACCCATCCCGAGTGTATAAAATGCTCCACTTGTGTCTATACCTGCCCTACAAAAATACTCTCCTACGATACGGTAGAGCAAGGGGATACCAGTAACATTCCCGCACCGAAAATTGATGTGGGAGACCATAGGGAAAAAGAAAGAAAGGCCAGCTAA
- the cas4 gene encoding CRISPR-associated protein Cas4 has product MKSYPSSFKEFEYFITPSDMIEYLYCPRFIYYMKVLGIKQYEDKRYKVQKGRTLHDKKEEENRKYLRKKIGAINKETAVSLISNEMKVRGIVDEVLTLKDGTMAPLDYKFAKYEEKIYKTLRTQTILYSIMIEEVYNKKVDRGYIVYCRGGDRLVEVSMKMKDKENVKKDIMSLHKVLAGYFPKATTVKARCTDCTYKNICIQ; this is encoded by the coding sequence ATGAAATCATATCCAAGTTCTTTTAAAGAATTTGAGTACTTCATTACCCCTTCGGATATGATAGAGTATCTGTATTGTCCAAGGTTCATATATTATATGAAAGTACTTGGAATAAAACAGTATGAAGACAAACGTTATAAAGTTCAAAAAGGGAGAACTTTGCATGATAAGAAAGAGGAAGAAAATAGAAAATATTTACGTAAGAAAATCGGAGCAATAAATAAGGAAACTGCCGTGAGTCTGATAAGTAATGAAATGAAAGTCCGGGGAATTGTAGATGAAGTGTTAACATTAAAAGACGGTACCATGGCCCCTCTGGATTATAAATTCGCAAAATACGAAGAAAAAATATATAAAACCCTTCGAACACAAACCATTCTTTACAGCATTATGATTGAGGAAGTTTATAATAAAAAAGTGGATCGTGGGTATATTGTCTATTGTAGGGGTGGGGATAGACTTGTGGAAGTATCTATGAAAATGAAAGATAAAGAGAATGTGAAAAAGGATATTATGTCCTTGCATAAGGTTCTTGCAGGATATTTTCCTAAAGCTACGACGGTTAAAGCACGTTGCACTGATTGTACATATAAAAATATATGTATACAATAA
- the cas2 gene encoding CRISPR-associated endonuclease Cas2 — protein sequence MLVWVIYDIVEDKTRNQIAKQCKNNGLYRVQKSVFLGDVDRNDLDDLKLIIEDMIDEEEDSVYVFPMSEGDFKKIGLFGQAFDKEMVSDEIISKFF from the coding sequence ATGTTAGTATGGGTAATTTATGATATTGTTGAGGATAAAACCAGAAACCAAATAGCAAAGCAATGTAAAAACAACGGTTTGTATCGAGTGCAAAAAAGTGTTTTTCTTGGTGATGTGGATCGAAATGATTTGGACGATTTAAAGTTAATCATTGAAGATATGATCGACGAAGAAGAAGACTCGGTTTATGTTTTTCCTATGAGTGAAGGAGATTTTAAGAAAATAGGTTTATTCGGACAGGCCTTTGATAAGGAGATGGTCAGTGATGAAATCATATCCAAGTTCTTTTAA
- the cas1 gene encoding CRISPR-associated endonuclease Cas1 has protein sequence MKLVINTPGIYLCKRGECFSIQKDQEKQEISAKKVEQILITTRAALSTDAIELAVENNVDIVFLKYSGQPLGRVWHSRLGSISTIRRKQLFLQDHSLGLKLVKSWIAKKLENQINHLEKLSVNRRDERQEEIITAIDKINMQREKIGKLDSRKTVEELRGTLLGSEGTAGRVYFETLGKILPKKYQFSGRSKNPAKDPFNCLLNYSYGILYSNVEKACILAGLDPYIGIMHTDNYNKKALVFDIIEMYRIQMEELVVQLFAKRKIKVEFFDEIEGGYYLNKKGKQALLEVYHKDMEKKVRYHGRNIEKQNIIQFECHRIANLILEEGPTC, from the coding sequence TTGAAATTGGTTATTAATACACCAGGTATTTATTTATGTAAAAGAGGCGAATGTTTTTCCATACAAAAAGATCAGGAAAAACAAGAGATATCCGCAAAAAAAGTAGAGCAAATATTAATTACTACCCGGGCGGCCCTTTCCACGGATGCCATCGAATTGGCCGTGGAGAATAATGTTGATATCGTATTTTTAAAGTATTCGGGTCAACCCCTGGGAAGGGTTTGGCATTCAAGACTGGGTAGCATTTCCACCATTCGACGAAAGCAATTGTTTTTACAGGACCATTCATTAGGGTTAAAACTGGTAAAGTCCTGGATTGCGAAAAAACTGGAGAACCAGATCAATCACTTGGAAAAACTAAGTGTGAATCGTCGGGATGAACGACAGGAGGAAATTATAACTGCTATTGATAAAATTAATATGCAGCGAGAAAAAATTGGAAAGCTTGATTCCCGTAAGACTGTGGAGGAGTTAAGAGGGACTCTTCTCGGCAGTGAAGGCACCGCCGGGAGAGTATATTTTGAAACACTGGGAAAAATATTACCGAAGAAATATCAATTCAGTGGGAGAAGTAAAAATCCTGCGAAGGATCCCTTTAACTGTTTACTCAATTACAGCTACGGAATTCTTTATTCCAATGTGGAAAAAGCTTGTATTCTAGCGGGTTTAGACCCATATATTGGGATTATGCATACGGATAATTACAACAAAAAAGCTTTGGTATTTGATATTATTGAAATGTATCGGATACAAATGGAAGAACTGGTAGTACAACTTTTTGCAAAACGAAAGATTAAGGTGGAATTTTTTGATGAGATTGAAGGCGGATATTATCTTAATAAAAAGGGGAAGCAAGCACTTTTAGAGGTATATCATAAGGATATGGAGAAAAAAGTGCGTTATCATGGTAGAAATATTGAAAAACAAAATATTATCCAGTTTGAATGCCATCGCATTGCAAATCTTATTTTGGAGGAGGGGCCCACATGTTAG
- a CDS encoding CRISPR-associated endonuclease Cas6: MKVDFCVVRFENKELNPRMAEKLRGYFAEQYREEEIFHNHKDEKFMFRYPLVQYKVVKEIPMIIGINEGAKRVQSLGMVTDELVLEGKKHEVFQKTVETKRKEITTLEEYRHYKFETPWIALNQKNIRKYRNASPWEKEEILKKILIGNILSLAKGLNYEVKEEIHCWLNIKACEVNMKNIAMQGFKGTFKTNVVLPDYLGIGKSVAKGFGTIKEVS; this comes from the coding sequence ATGAAGGTTGACTTTTGTGTGGTGCGTTTTGAAAACAAGGAACTAAATCCCAGGATGGCGGAGAAACTGCGAGGGTATTTTGCGGAGCAGTATCGAGAAGAAGAGATTTTTCATAATCATAAAGATGAAAAGTTTATGTTTCGTTATCCCTTGGTACAGTATAAAGTTGTTAAAGAGATACCAATGATTATTGGTATCAATGAAGGGGCAAAGCGCGTTCAGAGTCTTGGGATGGTTACCGATGAGTTGGTACTTGAGGGGAAAAAGCACGAAGTGTTTCAAAAAACTGTGGAAACTAAAAGGAAGGAAATAACAACGTTAGAAGAGTATCGACATTATAAGTTTGAAACCCCTTGGATTGCTCTTAACCAAAAGAATATTAGGAAGTACAGGAATGCTTCGCCCTGGGAAAAGGAAGAAATCTTAAAGAAAATTCTGATCGGAAATATTCTCTCCTTGGCAAAAGGATTAAATTATGAAGTGAAAGAGGAAATTCATTGCTGGCTGAATATAAAAGCCTGTGAAGTGAATATGAAAAATATTGCAATGCAAGGATTTAAGGGCACTTTTAAGACGAATGTTGTCCTGCCGGATTATCTAGGGATCGGAAAATCGGTAGCTAAAGGTTTTGGAACGATTAAAGAGGTGAGCTGA
- the cas3 gene encoding CRISPR-associated helicase Cas3', protein MCASYKLYSHRDPSKSTGDQLLADHLKGVAAVGRTIVKRHGFEKAPEEELLKVVDIMSLCHDFGKGSEYFQDYLQEKYYGDYKNHGEISAYLAYDLLPQKWKLLGFMAVKRHHGDMTPGSVFFNQFNQESLIKICDSLKRNQKELEKLYGRSLNDFFQKIQDRKFLRKPLKEFLVFHKSKEIESFLWLHYFWSILLTADKTQVIRRGNLPGIDQQLDDRKVEYYLDILRKDLVLKNPAVENSLLYQMRQKIYLEGLEGIKALDIEKERILSINVPTGTGKTLTAYGVAFRLAHRLRKEKDIQPKIIYTLPFTSVIDQNYGVLEDVLIKNNIAVDHTLLLKHHSFTEIDYHSKEEGRHYREYDGKFFVENWQSTVITTTFVQLFNTIFQPGRNKISHRFHNLAGAIIILDEVQAIDPKFYDVIEAVFKTFSKLFNCYIITVTATKPLFLEGKELINQSEEHFKALDRIEIHNHMDQKRSIEEFLEILQEDIAKEPNKSFLIVMNTVKSAKEVYKTLQDVLNNERSQRDIKFLSTEIYPKRRLELIEEIRTGNNDNQILVSTQLIEAGVDIDFDRVYRDFAPMDSINQTAGRCNRSGVKGKGIVRLYKLKNIEHNDKIFAGYIYSEVLLSITEKILKDRKIIQEREIYDINQQYFKKTNEKRGKDTSQDLLKAIYDFRFDTIRDKFQLIEDQSRIKEDLIINIDDNTQNDIALILSQEGSYGETMNAWIRLNQYKVSVPRKDLDQINDHKYFEHLRVVDKEDYDELGVKRKEAMIF, encoded by the coding sequence ATGTGTGCTTCTTATAAACTATATTCTCACCGAGACCCTTCTAAATCAACAGGTGATCAGCTATTAGCTGATCATCTGAAAGGAGTGGCGGCGGTTGGAAGAACCATCGTTAAGCGACATGGTTTTGAAAAGGCCCCAGAAGAAGAACTCCTCAAAGTAGTAGATATCATGTCTCTTTGTCATGATTTTGGAAAAGGGAGCGAGTATTTTCAAGACTATCTTCAGGAAAAGTATTATGGGGATTATAAAAATCATGGTGAAATATCTGCATACCTCGCATACGATTTATTACCCCAAAAGTGGAAATTATTAGGTTTTATGGCAGTCAAACGACACCATGGAGATATGACACCTGGTTCGGTATTTTTTAATCAGTTTAATCAAGAATCCTTGATAAAAATCTGTGACTCTCTAAAACGAAATCAAAAAGAGTTAGAAAAGCTTTATGGACGATCATTAAATGATTTCTTTCAAAAAATACAAGATCGAAAGTTCCTAAGAAAGCCTTTAAAGGAGTTCCTTGTTTTTCATAAGAGCAAGGAAATAGAATCGTTCTTATGGCTTCATTACTTTTGGTCTATTTTACTAACTGCTGATAAGACCCAAGTTATTCGACGAGGGAACTTGCCGGGTATTGATCAACAATTGGATGACCGGAAGGTGGAGTATTACTTAGATATTTTGCGTAAAGATTTGGTTTTAAAAAATCCTGCTGTAGAAAATAGCTTGTTATATCAAATGCGGCAAAAAATTTATCTTGAAGGGCTAGAAGGGATCAAGGCCCTGGATATAGAAAAGGAACGAATTTTATCGATTAATGTTCCTACGGGTACGGGGAAAACGCTAACGGCTTACGGTGTTGCTTTTCGATTAGCTCATCGTCTTAGAAAAGAAAAAGATATTCAACCGAAAATAATTTACACATTACCCTTTACCAGTGTGATTGATCAGAATTACGGGGTTTTAGAAGATGTGCTCATCAAAAATAATATTGCGGTAGATCATACTTTGCTGTTAAAACATCACTCCTTCACAGAAATCGACTACCACTCTAAAGAGGAGGGACGACATTACCGTGAATATGACGGGAAGTTCTTTGTGGAAAACTGGCAAAGCACAGTAATTACCACGACATTTGTCCAACTCTTCAATACCATTTTTCAACCGGGACGGAATAAAATTTCCCATCGGTTTCATAATTTAGCGGGTGCAATTATTATACTAGATGAAGTCCAGGCCATTGATCCGAAGTTCTATGATGTGATTGAAGCTGTATTTAAAACTTTTAGCAAACTGTTTAACTGCTATATTATCACGGTGACCGCAACTAAACCATTGTTTTTAGAAGGAAAAGAACTGATAAATCAGTCTGAAGAACATTTCAAAGCTTTGGACCGTATTGAAATCCATAATCATATGGATCAGAAGCGATCCATTGAGGAGTTTTTGGAAATTTTACAAGAAGATATAGCAAAAGAGCCAAACAAAAGCTTTTTGATAGTCATGAACACTGTAAAATCGGCTAAAGAAGTTTATAAAACGCTACAAGATGTTTTGAACAACGAAAGGAGTCAACGGGATATTAAGTTTTTAAGCACAGAAATATATCCTAAAAGACGATTAGAGTTAATTGAAGAAATACGAACGGGAAATAACGATAATCAGATTCTTGTATCCACCCAATTGATTGAAGCCGGGGTAGACATCGACTTTGACCGGGTATACCGTGACTTTGCCCCTATGGACTCGATTAATCAAACCGCAGGTCGTTGCAACCGAAGCGGGGTCAAAGGCAAAGGTATAGTTCGTCTGTACAAATTAAAAAATATTGAACATAACGATAAGATTTTTGCAGGATATATATACTCCGAAGTCTTACTGTCCATAACGGAAAAAATACTAAAGGACCGCAAGATTATTCAAGAAAGAGAAATCTACGATATCAACCAACAGTATTTTAAAAAAACCAATGAAAAGCGAGGGAAAGACACTTCCCAAGATTTACTAAAAGCGATTTATGATTTTCGATTTGATACTATCCGTGATAAATTCCAATTAATCGAAGATCAAAGTCGCATTAAAGAAGACTTGATTATCAATATCGATGACAATACCCAAAATGACATTGCTCTAATTCTATCCCAGGAAGGTAGCTATGGAGAAACAATGAATGCTTGGATACGACTGAATCAATATAAAGTATCGGTGCCTAGAAAGGATCTCGATCAAATCAATGACCATAAATATTTTGAACATTTAAGAGTAGTCGATAAGGAAGATTATGATGAATTAGGGGTTAAGCGAAAAGAGGCCATGATTTTTTAA
- the cas5b gene encoding type I-B CRISPR-associated protein Cas5b produces MKILSFTASGSYARFRCSHTTTSALTYSSIHPVAVRGLIGAMLGIEYHELYEKTKDLQIGIKLLNPVIKDTQAFNLIPQTKNNSAANFQSRIQFLRDPAYQIYVQGESAILSELQEVLTNRNFVFTPYLGNSEHIAKVDFVGLYDPKTIKSKFSDTIMVKELVDLEKLDMDQICFDRIPIMNNATREYKEYQNVVMTPQNRTPLRKEQEVFKVGEDHVCFL; encoded by the coding sequence ATGAAAATTTTAAGTTTCACGGCTTCAGGATCTTATGCTAGGTTTAGATGTTCCCACACAACCACGTCAGCACTGACATATTCCAGCATTCACCCTGTGGCCGTAAGAGGACTTATCGGAGCCATGCTAGGGATTGAATATCATGAGCTTTATGAGAAGACTAAGGATTTACAAATTGGAATAAAACTGTTAAATCCGGTAATTAAAGATACCCAGGCCTTTAATTTAATCCCTCAAACGAAGAATAATAGTGCAGCGAACTTTCAGTCCCGTATTCAGTTTTTACGAGACCCTGCCTATCAAATTTATGTCCAAGGGGAAAGCGCAATACTTTCAGAGTTACAAGAGGTACTGACGAATAGAAATTTTGTGTTTACCCCTTACCTTGGAAATAGTGAGCATATTGCAAAAGTGGATTTTGTAGGATTATATGATCCCAAGACAATAAAAAGCAAGTTTTCCGATACGATTATGGTAAAAGAATTGGTTGACTTGGAAAAATTGGATATGGACCAAATATGCTTCGATCGAATACCTATAATGAATAATGCCACCAGGGAATATAAAGAATACCAAAATGTTGTGATGACTCCTCAAAACAGAACTCCCTTAAGGAAAGAACAAGAAGTCTTTAAAGTAGGTGAGGATCATGTGTGCTTCTTATAA
- the cas7b gene encoding type I-B CRISPR-associated protein Cas7/Csh2, which produces MAKTREYVLYSDTKMANPNGDLINDNRPRQDERTGRLEMSDVRIKRYVRDEMADQGHNVFVMPTKSKKKGFLDCKGIAKKVGEEHNVKEDELEGLLKKDFADVKLFGAVVTKPKFNITGPLQIIWSQSIHEAEVKFAQGTSVMASNEGAEQGTIWSKYLTPFSLFRTYMIYNDQVAKRQNIPVEEEDLEIFKSALIDGMKNYKSTSKNHMPRLLIEVIYKNQYIDGELDFVETKAEKEDLDIRDISDFTFDLSPLVNYVERKKEVIEKVNIYSHPKVQLINSGERFEQYTI; this is translated from the coding sequence ATGGCGAAAACAAGGGAGTATGTATTATATTCCGATACGAAAATGGCAAATCCTAATGGTGACTTAATTAACGACAACCGCCCAAGACAGGATGAACGAACAGGAAGATTGGAAATGTCCGATGTAAGAATTAAGCGTTATGTTCGGGATGAAATGGCGGATCAAGGTCATAATGTGTTTGTTATGCCAACGAAAAGCAAGAAAAAAGGATTCCTGGATTGTAAGGGAATTGCAAAAAAAGTTGGGGAAGAACATAATGTTAAAGAAGATGAGTTAGAAGGATTGCTCAAAAAAGATTTTGCCGATGTGAAATTATTTGGTGCCGTGGTTACAAAGCCAAAGTTTAATATTACCGGTCCACTGCAAATTATTTGGAGCCAAAGTATACATGAGGCGGAAGTGAAATTTGCTCAAGGAACCTCGGTTATGGCCTCAAATGAAGGCGCTGAGCAAGGGACCATATGGTCAAAGTACTTGACGCCCTTTAGTCTGTTTCGTACCTACATGATTTACAATGATCAAGTTGCAAAACGACAAAACATTCCCGTTGAAGAAGAGGATCTGGAAATTTTTAAAAGTGCATTAATCGATGGGATGAAAAACTATAAAAGTACTTCGAAAAATCATATGCCCCGATTGTTAATCGAAGTGATATATAAAAACCAATACATTGATGGAGAACTCGACTTCGTTGAAACGAAAGCGGAAAAAGAAGACTTGGATATCCGGGACATTTCCGACTTTACTTTTGACTTGAGTCCTTTGGTAAATTACGTGGAACGGAAAAAAGAAGTAATTGAGAAAGTAAATATTTATTCTCATCCCAAAGTCCAATTAATAAATAGTGGTGAACGGTTTGAACAATACACCATTTAG